A stretch of DNA from Pseudorca crassidens isolate mPseCra1 chromosome X, mPseCra1.hap1, whole genome shotgun sequence:
gattgcattgtttgtttttgtgatgttgagctgcatgagctgcttgtataatttggctttgtagaatgggtttgggagtgttcctccctctgctatattttggaagattttgagaaggatagatattagctcttgtctaaatatttgatagaattcacctctgaagccatccggtcctcgggttttgctttttggaagatttttaatcacagtttcaatttcagtgcttgtgattgggttttttatattgtatatttcttcctggttccgtctcagaaggttgtgcttttctaagaatttgtccatttcttccaggttgtccaatttattggcatatagttgattgtagtaatctctcatgatcctttatatttctgcagtgtcagttgttacttctccttttacatttctaattctgttgatttgagtcttttcactttttcctgatcagtgtggctaatggtttatcaattttgtttatcctttcaaagaaccagcttttagtttattgatctttgctattgtttccttcatttctttttcatttatttccgatctgatttttatgattattttccttctgctaactttgggggggtggttgttcttctttctctaatggctttaggtgtaatggtaggtttatttgagatatttcttgtttcttgaggtaggattgtagtgttctaaacttccctcttagaactaattttgctgcatctcatacgttttgggtcatcatgttttcattgtcatttgtttctacttatttttttatttactctttgatttcttcagtggtcttatggttatttagtaatgtattgtttagcctccatgtgtttgtatattttacagtttttttctgtaattgatttctagtctcatagcgttgtgtttggaaaagatacttgatacgatttcagttttcttaaatttaccatggcttgatttgttacccagaatatgatctatcctggagaatgttccatgagcacttgaaaagaaagtgtatcccatggtttttggatggaatgtcctataaatatcagttaagtccatcttgtttaatgtatcatttaaagcttgtgtttcgttttttattttcatcctgATTGATCTGTCCACCattgaaagtgggatgttaaactcctctgctatgattgtgttactgctgatttccccttttatggctgttagcatttgccttatgtattgaggtgctcctatgttgggtgcataaatatttacaattgttatatcttcttcttggattgatcccttgatcagtatgtagtgcccttctttgtctcttattatagtctttgttttaaagtctattttgtctgacatgagaattgctcctccagctttcttttgatttccatttgcatggaatatctttttccgtaccttcactttcagtctgtatgtgtccctaggtctgaagtgggtcccttgtatacagcatatatatgggtcttgtttttgtatccattccgccagtctatgtcttttgctgggagcatttaatccatttacatttaaggtagttatcaatatatatgttcctgttatcattttcttaattgttttgggtttgttattgtaggtcttttccttctcttgtgtttcctgcctagagaagttcctttagcatttgttgtaaagctggtttggtgctgctgaattctcttagcttttgcttgtctgtaagggttttaatttctccatcgaatctgaatgagatccttgcttccttgagtaatcttggttgtacatttttccgtttcatcactttaagtatgtcctgccactcccttctggcttgcagagcttctgctgaaagatcagctgttaaccttatgaggattcccttgtatgttatttgttgtttttccctggctgcttttaatatttttaatttgtatttaattttcttagtttgattaatatgtgttgtggcttgtttctcctttgatttatcctatatgggactctctgcgcttcctggatttgattgactgtttcctttcccatattagggaagttttcaactataatctgttgAAATATTTCCTAGCCACTtttttttactcttcttcttctgggacctcaagaatttgaatgtttgtgcgtttaatgttgtcccagaggtctatgagactgtcctcagttcttttcgttcttttttgtttattctgctctgcagtagttatttctactattttatcttccaggtcacttatccgttcttctgcctcagttattctgttattgattccttctagagaatttttaatttcatttattgtgttgttcatcattgtttatttgctgtttagttcttctagatcttttttgaatgtttcttgtattttctccattctatttccaagattttggatcatctttactatcattattctgaattatttttcaggtagactgcctatttcctcttcatttgtttggtctggtgggtttttaccttgctccttcatctgctgcatatttctgtatcttttcatcttgcttaacttactgttttgggggtctccttttcgcaggctacaGTTTCATTGTTCCTGTTGTATTTGGTGTCTGccaccagtggctaaggttggttcagtgggttgtgtagggttTCTGTTGGAGCGGAGTAGTGCCTGTTCTGgaggatgaggttggatcttgtctttctcttgatctgaccgcatctggtggtgtgttttgggggtatctgtgaccttgttatgattttatgccgcctctctgctaatgggtgtggttgtgtctgtctcttgctagttgtttggcatagggtgtccagcactgtatcttgcttgttattgagtggagctgggtcttagagttgagttggagatctctgggagagctctcgctgtttgatattatgtggaggtgggacgtctctggtggaccaaagtcctgaactcagctctcccacctcagaggcacaggcctgacacctggccggaacaccaataccctgtcagccatatggctcagaagataagggagaaaagaaagaaagaaagaaagaaaaatgaactaaaataaagttattaaaataaaaaataattattaaggaagaAGAGGGCagccaaaccagaaaacaaatcaaccaatgataacaagtgctaaaaactatactaaaaaaaaaatgccaaaacaaacggacagacagaaccctaggataaatggtaaaagcaaagctgtcctgacaaaatcacacaaagaagcatgcacatacactctcacaaaatgaggaaaagtaataaaatatatatattattgcttCCAAATTTCACTGCCTTAATTTTGGGgtaattcattgtctattcaggtattccacagatgcagggtacatcaaggtgattgtggagatttaatcactgcttctgaggctgcagggagcACCATCCgtttctctttgttcgcacaactcCTTGGGTTCCGCTTTGGATTAACCCCAGCTCTGCATTTGGTTTGTCTGAGGGTGTTCCCCACCCAGAGAGGACAGGATTAAAGTAGcaactgattagggggctctggctcactccggCCAGGGGGAGGTAAGGGTACAGAATGCGGGtcaagcctgcagcggcagaggccagcgtgatgttgcaacagcctgaggcgtgccgagTGTTCTCCCAGggcagttgtccctggatcacgggaccctggcagtgtcgagctgcacaggctcccaggtggggaggtgtggatagtgacctctgtttccacacaggcttcttgttggcttcagcagcagccttagtgtttcatgcctgtctctggtgtccatgctgatagcagtggcttgcgcctgtctctggagctcatttagacGGTGCTCtgtatcccctctcctcgtgcaacccaaaacaattgtctcttgtctcttaggcaggtccagagtttttcctggactccctctcggctagctgtggcacactagcccccttcaggctgtgttcacgcagccaaccccagtcctctccctggggtctgatctccgaaacccaagcctcagctcccagcccccacccatcccagccagcaggtgagcagacaagcctctccagCTGGTtatgctggtcggcactgatcctctgtgcgggagtctctccactttgccctctgcacccctattgctatGCTCCCcaccatggctccaaagcttccccgcctccaccctgtctccaccagtgaaggggcttcctagtgtgtgaaaacttttcctccttcattgctccctcccagaagtgcaggtcctgtctctattcttttgtctctgttttttctttttacttttgccctacccagctacgtggggagtttcttgccttttgggaagtctgaggtctcctgccattgttcagtaggtgttctgtaggagttgttccacatgtggatgtatttctgatgtatgtgtggggaggaaggtgatctccacgtcttactcctcttccatcttgaaggtcctcccctcATTTCTTCAGCTTTcattgaattttttacaatattgcttttgttttatgttttgtttttatggccacaaggcatgtgagaccttagctctctgaccagggattgaacccacatcccctgcattggaaggtgaagtcctaaccactagaccaccagagaagtccctcatttcagttattgtgttgtttatcactgtttgtttgttctgtagtTCTtttatgtccttgttaaacatttcttgtatcttctcaatctatGCCTCCCTTCTATTTCTGAGATCTTCATTCACCTTTAatgtcattactttgaattcttttttagatAGATTActgttttcctcttcatttatttggtcttgtgagtttttacctttctccttcatctgcaacatatttctctgtcatcttattttgtctaacttactgtgtttgtggtctcctttcagCAGGCTGCAGGGTCTTGCTCTTGCTTCTGGTGCCTGCCCCCTGGTTGTTGAGGTTGGTCCAGAGGCTTGTGTAGGCCTCTTGGtgagagggactggtgcctgcactgtggtgggtggagctgagtcttgccCCTCTGATGGGCAGGCCTTCATCAGGGgttgtgctttggggtgtctgtgagcttagtacaactttaggcagcctgtcttgctgatgggtggggctgtgttcctgtctttctggttGTTTGGCGAGAGGCGTCCAGCATTGGAGCATGCAGGCATTTGGGTGAAAGTGGGTTTTGGTGTCAAGATGTATACCTCTGGGAGCACTCAGGCCTATTAACATTTTCTGGGGCCAGGAATTATCTGGTGTTCCAGCATCCTGGACTCAGCACTCCCATCCCAGAGGCCCAGTCCCAACCCCTGGCCGGGGAACCAAGACCCCTCAAGCCaggcagtgcagccaaaaaaaaagaaaagaaaagaagcagtcaaacaaaacccaaggcaaatagcaaaaacaaaaacaaagaaacagcagcaacaacagccaaaagaaaaggaaaagaaaacaaaacccaagacaagtgataaaagcaaaacaaaataaacaaactatgaaacagaccccaaaacacaaagaaaacaaaataagagaacaaccaaccaaaaaaaaacccaaaatgaaaacaaacaataaaaacaaaacacacaaaaaagaaaaacagaaagcaaactaaaaaaaaaaaaaataaaacaaacacagaaaaacaatcaaaaaaagataaaaataaaacaaaaataagaacagaaacaacaaaaaagtaaagtaaaaatattaaaagaaaaaatacattaaaaagttaaaaaaaataaaaacaacaaaaaagaccaaaacaaaacaaaaaaatagtaataataatattttcctggGGCCTCCACTGTCAGTGTCCTtacccccacagtgagccacagccaaacCCTGCCTCCACAGCAGGCTCTCCAatacctctaggtaggtctctggacccactgtgggcactgtggggtcagctcagactctgacctggcaCAACTCCCATGTGTACTTGCCCCCAAAGTTCACAGCTGCTAAAGCTAGACTGGTCTCAGTCGTGGGAGCACTTGcccattcagatattccacagatgcagggtttaccaTGCCGATTGCCGGGATTTAATCCACAGTTTGTGCAGGTGCaaggaagagatttctgttcctcttccttagtcacaCAGCCCCTGGAGCTCAGCTTTgcttttggccccacctctgcatgtgggccaccctcaggcatctTTTCCCTGCCCAGACGAGAGGGGCCAAAAGCAGTAACTGATTGGGGCACACTTACTTGCTCAGGCTGGGGAAGGATAAGGCGGCCACAACTAGGGCATGCGCAAAgtgcctgtggtggcagagactGGAAGGAAGTTGCAACAGCCTACAGTGTGCTTGCTCTGGTGGGAGTCCCTCCCAGTGCccacagaggcaggggctggcatGTGGGGAGAGAGTCTGGGATGTAGGCTCCGCCCCTTGCACACCACTCAGCAATGGTGCCTTGTTTCCAAGGCAGACCACGCTTCCTCTAGGAGCATTCCTGGCCATGGAGCTCCTCACTCCTGTCCTCGGAgcccctcactcccatcccctcaggTTTCCTCCAAGCAGCCGATAGCGGTCCTCTCTCTGATCCACTCTCCTAACCCCACACTTTAGCGCTCAGCCCCTGCCAGCATTGGCAGATTCCCATTTCAGGCTGGGGCACCCAGGACTGATTCCCAAGGAGGCTTTGGCATGAGCGGCATGCGTGGGCCCACCGGGGCCTGTGCAGCCAACAGAGTCTTTGACAGTGTCAGCACTCAGGACCTTGGAGCCTGCACAGATGGAGGAGGCCTTGGCTTGAGGAGCGGGCGAGCCTGTTCAGATGGGTGCCCCCCCCCAGTGCCCACGGAGGCAGGGGCCAGTGAGGGGGGAAGGGGTTGCAATGCTGACCCTGCCCCTTGCATGCCACTCAACAGTGGCACCTTGCTTCTATGGTGGCCCAGGCTTCTTCTGCAACTTTCCCAGTTGTGGGGCTCCTTACTCcatcccttcaggctgtctcttcACAGCCAACAGCTGTCCCTTCCTTGGGTCCACTGTCCATACCCCACTTTCCAGCTCCCAGGCCCCCACTCTACCAGGGGACACATGACTTATGCTGGGGTGTGCAGGGCTGTGGCACAGACCATGTGCACAGTTCTTACTTTGTCCTGCCTTCCACAGACTGGTTACTGCATTCCCCTCTGATTCCCCGAAGGTctctttctgtcccagctgatttcCCCACCGTGAGCAGGGCTTTTCTGAGTGTGGGAACCTCTCTTCACCTTCAGCTCCCTGCCAGGGGTGCTGGTcccttcctgtttcctcttttctttttttcttcctttcatcctATGCAGTTGTGtggggatttttcttgtccttttaagTGTCCGAGGTCTTCCACTagtgttcagcaggtgttctgtgaAAATCATTCCACTTATAGATGTATTCTTGATATACTTGTGAGGTGAGGTGAATTTCACATCCTCCTATTCCGCAATCTTGACTACTCCCCCCCAAGACTCATATAATCTTAAGTCATTCTTTCACGATGAGTTATTTAGCACCTACTTTGCACTTACCATTGCTTTAGGCATTTGGGATACATCATTGAACAAAACTGACAAGATCCTGCCTTCTTGGAGCTTACATTGAAGGGGTGAggaaaagacacacagaaaacaataaacataataaatgagaaaagtttTTAATAGAGTAAAGGTGGCAAgtgttgaagaaaacaaaagtagagCAGGATGGGGAAGCTGgaagtgctgggggtggggtgagggcatGTTGCAAAGCTAAACAGGGGTGCAAAGACTTGAAGGCATAGGCTTTAGCAACACTGATATCAAAAGGAATACATCTATGCCAAAAGTACATCTAAGACCTCACCTGTTACATTTCTAGTTTAACTTCTATATTACATGTATAtccttatatatattctttatatatcttatatattttcatagaaaaaaatacaccaaaatgtcACAATGGCTATCTGTAGAAAGTGGGATTGtggtgattttttaattttatcttttatatagtttactgtattttctaaattttataacaTGAGTAGGCCCAGTTTTATTATCAAGAATAAaacaatatatgatattttttaaaatgtgagattCATTCAACAGTGATTATTCAGAACACAATCAGTCAATCCATAATCAAAGAAAGGGTCTTGTCCCCTACATCAAAAGATTAGTTAAGGAATATATCTTTGCATGGAATAAGCCAAAATAGAGTATTCTGAAAAATGAAGTGTTAAGGGGCTGTGTGAGCTTAATGACTCTTTGCTTTAAttgatgtatttttaatttaaaaattttcaattatttatttaattgaagtatagttgatttgcaatgtttcaggtgtacagcaaagtgattgtttcacatatatgtattctttttcagattcttttccattataagttattgcaagatattgaatatagttctctgtgctatacagtaggttcttgttgtttgtctgttttaaatatagatgTTTGTTTCTGTTAATCTCATATTCCCAATTGagttccccccctttcccctttgctaaccactagtctgttctctatgtctgcgagtctgtttctgttttgtagataagttcatttgtgtcatagtttagattccacatataagtgatatcacatgatatttgtctttctctgtctgactcacttcacttagtatgataatctctcggTACATTCatactgctgcaaatggcattatttcatcctttttatggctgagtagtattccattgatatatatatatatatatatatatatatatatatatatatatatatacacaccatatcctctttatccattcatctgttgatgggcatttaggttgcatccatgtattagctattgtaaatagtgctgttatgaacattggggtgcatgtatcttttcaaattagagttttcattttttccacatatatgcccaggagtagaattgtaggaacatatggtagttctatttttacttttttaaggaaccgccgtactgttctccatattggctgcaccagtttacattcccacaaacagtgtaggagggttcccttttctccacaccctctccagcatttattatttgtagactttttaatcatggccattctgattggtgtgaggtggtacctcgttgtaggtttgatttgcatttctctaataattagtgatgttgagcatcttttcatgtgcctgttggccatctgtaggtcttctctggagaaatgtctatttaggtcttcttcccatgtttcgattgagttgtttgtttctttttgtattaagctgtatgagctgtttgtatactttagAAATGCTTTAATTGATGCTTTAAATTAAATATCCAATATCAGTCCCTGATGGTATTGGTTAAAAAGGTATTCATCATACAGAGTCCTGCTTAAGATTTTATGTTGAACAtgatgaaggagaaggagaaattggggagggaaaggaggaaggggagtataagaaggagaagaagaaaaagaagtagaaggaggaggagaagacagGGAAGCATCTAGTGCTTCTAgactttttaatttccaaatttttgtGTAAACtgatacttttgtaaaataaaacaaaaacttcatAGCAATGTGAAATTGCtctatatttctaaatgtttgtCTCAGTTTCTAAACTTATCTCACCTCAATCCCTCTGCTGACCAGTAACAAATAGTTTTGTGATTAGCATAGGTCAGCAAACTACACTTTGAGTGCACTGACTGAACTATTGTGGTGTCGCAGCAAAGCCACAAACCCAACCCTGAAGGCAGAACAAAGAGCTAGGTTCATTCAACCAGACAGTATAACTGGAATATGTTTTAGCAGTATCAGATGCATGAAAGCCTGAAGTTTCCTCCATGATCAAAGGTTAGGATATTACACGGATACAGAATAAAAGAACCCAGGTATCATGTCTTAAGTTTCATAACCACACCTCAAATCCTCATATTCTTGTGTATGTTGAATACctgattttctttatgtttctcttGATTTATTTTGGACTCCTGGCACCTACCCACTGTGGCACTTTAACAGCCTCAGAAAGTTTTAACCTCTAACATGTTCTATATCATCAATGCGGGTAGCTAGGAGGCAAAAGTTAGTATACTGTTTCATGAATTGTATCAATGGGACActaagctcagagagattaattGAGTCATCTAGTATTACTCAACAAGTCAGCAGaagataaactaaaaataaattttctgttttgagaGATGACAATTGTTTTATTCAATTTGGTTTACTGAATACCTACCCTGTTTCAGGCATTATACTAGGCTAGAGCTACAGAGACTAATAAAACATAGTTCCTGTACACTGTAAAGAGATCAGATCATCTTGGATAACACtgacaaatataattataattaattgtgATAAGTGATACAATAGTAAAATAAAGTGCTACAGGATCctagaggagaaaagggaataatTTTACCTAGAAAGGTGTAAGAATtatgaaataattcacagagagTGTAAGACCTGAGATGGAGCCTTTAAAAAGTGTCAAATGTCTGTAGGAAGAGAGAATGGAACAGATATTCCAAGGAGAGGGTGTAACATGTACAAAGACAAGAGTCATGCAAATCCATACACTGCCCAAAGAATGACAAAGTGTCCAGTGTACCTGGGATGTAGGGTGTTCAAAAGATGGTGAGCAGATAGCGAATGATGATTCTTACTTCTGGAAATGTAGGTGAGTGCAGGTGGTAGAGGATCTTAGATGCTGAAGAACTTAAGCTTTGTTGGGGAGCCTCTGTAGGGCTCAGAGCAGGACAAATGACATGATAGTTTTTGCCttagtttgtttatcttctattAGTGCATCTTTTTTCTTGCCTAGTACATGAGAATGATACAGTATTCACCCCAAAATACTAGTGTGAATCAAGTCATTGTTTGGAAGTTGTGAATTTCAAAATGGTATTATCTGTAAGATATTTTGAACTATTGTCATcaatgttttcttccttccttcctcttttcctcccttccttcctatcAATGATCTAGCATGTAGGGTTTGGtagagggggaagggaggcacCAACCAAAAATTAGAGACCAATTAGTAAGTACTGACTACACAGCCATAAGCTTATTCAGGTAAAACTCTGTTTGTAAATTGTGAAGGACTGTGGAGTAAAggagcatttttgttttgttttattttggtattatttttatGGAGAGATGAGTCCTATCTAGAGTCTTGGACCTGTATTTGGGACAGGAAATGGATGGGGAAGAAACTACCATGGTGGCACAGTAGCCTGAGGTTTGGATCCTCTGTGTGCTCATCTAAGTCTAAGAAGTTGATACAGGTATTTCTTACAGCAGGGATCACCATCTCCAGAAATAGATTTCCCTGATGAGTAGTCTCCTCAGTGCTCCTTTCATGTCCTTGTTCCTTAGACTATAGCTGAAGGGCTTCATCATGGGAGTTACAACCGTATACATGATGGCAGCCACCTTATCCCTTTCTGCTGAGTAGGCAGAAGATGGAGGAAAGTAGACCCCAACAATGGATCCATAGAAGAGGGCCACAGCTAAGAAATGGGAGCCACAAGTGGAGAATGTTTTCCACTTCCCCTTGGCTGAAGGAATCCTAAGTACAGTGCAACCAATAAGGGAATAGGAGACAAAAATGAAGGTGAATGGGATGAAGATAACTGATCCCCCAATGACTAGGGTTGTCAAATCATTGATCTGGCTGTTTAAACAAGCAAGCCTTAACATGGTTTCCAGGTCACAGAAGTGTGGGATTTCTCTCTGATCACAGAAATTCAGGAGGCCCAGCAGACTGAGATGCAGTACTGAAACAAGATTAGAGACAACCCATGGAGTCACTACCAGCAGGACACAACCCTTGGGACTCAGTAATGCAGCATAGTGTAATGGGTGACAGATGGCAATGTTCAGGTCATATGCCATGGCTGCCAAGAAGAAATTGTCCAGGTCCACCAGCAACACAAAAAAGTACATTTGTGTAAGGCACCCTGCAAAAGAGATGATTAGGCTCTGGCTTTGGATGTCTGCCAACATTTTGGGGATGGTAGTGGTTGTGAAGCAGATGTCAGTGAAGGATAGATTGCCAAGGAAGAAGTACATGGGGCTGTGGAGGTGAGCGTCATTGATAATAGCCAGGATGATGAGTAAGTTTCCCACTATGGTAACCAGATACATGCACAGAAACAGCGTAAAGATGTGCTGCTGCTGTTCAGACACCACTGTGAGTCCCAGGAGGAAAAATTCGGAGATAGTTTGGTTTCCTTGGTGCATGATTTTGCTGTGTCTAAAACGGGAAAAATTCGACTTCACCGTAAAATGGTAACATGACACAAAATTCAGTCAGAGGACATTGTACCATATTATAGAAGTGAATCAAGCCTTGAACCAGATAGTCTTGTGTCTTATTTTCTGCTTACCAAAATACAAGCTCCACAAGGGCGTTGATTTTATCTACTATGTTCAATGCAATACACCAGTGTTAaaaacagtgcccagcacatagtaggtgttcataAATATTGGTTGTATTTATAcaagaatgagtgaataaattaaaaaagaaatattttgaatttaccACTCAGTATCTTCATGACTGTtatctgtgcttttctaagattatttcatcaattttaaaatgtggagaaTACCCACTTTataggatttttgtgaggattgCAAGGACATATGTAAAATGCCCATATCTGTATTTTAGCTATTGCTGCACAAATAGTAGCTGATATCATTCACTAATTTGGAAAAATCACAAACTTTAAAGG
This window harbors:
- the LOC137216573 gene encoding olfactory receptor 1f45-like, which gives rise to MHQGNQTISEFFLLGLTVVSEQQQHIFTLFLCMYLVTIVGNLLIILAIINDAHLHSPMYFFLGNLSFTDICFTTTTIPKMLADIQSQSLIISFAGCLTQMYFFVLLVDLDNFFLAAMAYDLNIAICHPLHYAALLSPKGCVLLVVTPWVVSNLVSVLHLSLLGLLNFCDQREIPHFCDLETMLRLACLNSQINDLTTLVIGGSVIFIPFTFIFVSYSLIGCTVLRIPSAKGKWKTFSTCGSHFLAVALFYGSIVGVYFPPSSAYSAERDKVAAIMYTVVTPMMKPFSYSLRNKDMKGALRRLLIREIYFWRW